One window of the Hippoglossus hippoglossus isolate fHipHip1 chromosome 9, fHipHip1.pri, whole genome shotgun sequence genome contains the following:
- the LOC117767883 gene encoding leukocyte surface antigen CD53-like → MNHSCVNCLKTMLITLHFLCWLCGAFVVAFGEYQMMNSRFASLVTTFWPIYPANTLVVTGTIVTCVCYLGMLGSMKENRCMLISFFFLLFILLLVELAMACVFFVYSREIDSYFEKDLMQSLEIYRQSSPEGNKTIQEDFDAVQHLFRCCGVHGVSDWKGNIPISCCVKDPCSIPIQTYWQEGCLLKLTDWFARNYLNTAAGVVTMFIIQFICLCITIPVFCRFSRHGLGYQ, encoded by the exons ATGAATCACTCCTGTGTAAACTGCTTGAAAACTATGTTGATCACTCTCCACTTTCTCTGCTGG CTGTGCGGTGCCTTCGTGGTGGCTTTCGGAGAATACCAGATGATGAACTCCAGGTTCGCCTCCCTCGTCACCACCTTCTGGCCCATCTACCCCGCCAACACTCTGGTGGTCACTGGCACCAtcgttacgtgtgtgtgttatctaGGCATGTTGGGAAGCATGAAGGAGAACCGCTGCATGCTCATCAGT tttttcttcctgctgtttattctgctgctggtggagctggccATGGCCTGTGTGTTCTTCGTCTATAGCAGAGAG ATTGACTCATACTTTGAGAAAGACCTGATGCAAAGCCTGGAGATCTACAGGCAGTCCAGTCCAGAGGGAAACAAGACCATTCAAGAGGATTTTGACGCTGTGCAGCACCTG TTTAGGTGCTGTGGAGTTCATGGTGTGTCTGACTGGAAGGGGAATATCCCAATCTCCTGTTGTGTCAAGGACCCCTGCAGCATCCCCATCCAAACGTACTGGCAAGAG GGTTGTCTCCTCAAATTGACGGACTGGTTTGCAAGAAACTATCTGAACACAGCCGCTGGTGTTGTCACTATGTTTATCATACAG tttatcTGTCTGTGTATCACCATCCCTGTCTTTTGCCGCTTCAGTCGACATGGACTGGGTTACCAGTAA